A window from Drosophila miranda strain MSH22 chromosome Y unlocalized genomic scaffold, D.miranda_PacBio2.1 Contig_Y2_pilon, whole genome shotgun sequence encodes these proteins:
- the LOC117192913 gene encoding uncharacterized protein LOC117192913 yields MDSVKSFFAGSSKGNNNLGNHQQQNGHGSESTNRWGRNWNSSSQHMDTSSTNSTSINKTNHCDAKRKDSDNYFYIMWRA; encoded by the exons ATGGATAGCGTAAAGTCATTCTTCGCCGGCTCCAGCAAGGGCAACAACAATCTCGGAaatcatcagcagcagaatGGACATGGTAGTGAGAGCACCAATCGCTGGGGCCGGAACTGGAACTCCAGCTCCCAGCACATGGATACCAGTTCCACGAATTCCACGTCCATTAATAAAACCAACCATTGCGATGCCAAACGCAAGGACAGTGATAACTACTTCTATATCAT GTGGCGCGCTTGA
- the LOC117192914 gene encoding uncharacterized protein LOC117192914 has product MDPITFFGLLYWLMCMILFGPAMFFVSVYLPELPVRYVKSLRRQT; this is encoded by the coding sequence ATGGACCCCATTACATTTTTCGGCTTGCTCTACTGGCTGATGTGCATGATATTGTTCGGGCCGGCGATGTTCTTTGTCTCCGTTTATCTGCCGGAACTTCCAGTGCGATATGTGAAAAGCCTGAGGCGGCAAACATAA